A portion of the Salarias fasciatus chromosome 15, fSalaFa1.1, whole genome shotgun sequence genome contains these proteins:
- the myh6 gene encoding myosin-6 translates to MGDALMAEFGKAAPYLRKSDKERLEAQTRAFDIKTECFVVDDKVEYMKGQIQKKEGGMVTVKKEDGTTANVKETDVHPQNPPKFDKIEDMAMFTFLHEPAVLFNLKERYAAWMIYTYSGLFCVTVNPYKWLPVYDSEVVAAYRGKKRSEAPPHIFSISDNAYQYMLTDRENQSVLITGESGAGKTVNTKRVIQYFASIAAVGGGGKKDASKGTLEDQIIQANPALEAFGNAKTLRNDNSSRFGKFIRIHFGTSGKLSSADIETYLLEKSRVTFQLKAERNYHIFYQILSNQKPELLDMLLITNNPYDYSYISQGEVTVASINDAEELMATDSAFDVLGFTPDEKMGVYKLTGAIMHYGNMKFKQKQREEQAEPDGTEAADKSAYLMGLNSADLIKGLCHPRVKVGNEYVTKGQGVDQVYYAIGALAKSVYEKMFNWMVVRINQSLDTKQHRQYFIGVLDIAGFEIFDFNTFEQLCINFTNEKLQQFFNHHMFVLEQEEYKKEGIDWEFIDFGMDLQACIDLIEKPLGILSILEEECMFPKASDQTFKSKLYDNHLGKNKMFEKPRAAKGKAEAHFALVHYAGTVDYNISGWLVKNKDPLNETVVGLFQKSSLKLLSLLFSNYAGGEGGDKGAGKGAKKKGSSFQTVSALHRENLNKLMNNLKTTHPHFVRCLIPNERKTPGVMDNCLVMHQLRCNGVLEGIRICRKGFPNRVHYGDFKQRYRILNASAIPDGQFLDCKKSAEKLLGTLDIDHTQYKFGHTKVFFKAGLLGTLEEMRDEQLSRIITRIQANARALLMRAQFARMVERRDALMVIQWNLRSFLGVKNWPWMKLFFKIKPLLKSAESEKEMATMKDEFNKLKEALEKSEARRKELEEKMVTLLQEKSELALQIQSEQDTLTDAEERCEQLIKSKIQLEAKLKETAERLEDEEELNADLTAKKRKLEDECSELKKDIDDLELTLAKVEKEKHATENKVKNLTEEMASQDETIAKLTKEKRALQEAHQQTLDDLQSEEDKVNCLTKAKAKLEQQVDDVEGSLEQEKKVRLDLERCKRKLEGDLKLVQESLMDLENDKQQLEDRLKKKDFEVAQVSGRLEDERAAAVQLHKKLKENQARMEELEEELDAERAARAKVEKQRCDLSRELEDISERLEEAGGATSAQVELNKKRDAEFQKLRRELEESTLQHEATAAALRKKHADAVAELGEQIDNLQRVKQKLEKEKSELKLELDDLASSMEAVARAKSSMEKLCRSLEDGANEYRSKHEESQRAVNELTTQRAKLLAENGELGRRLEEKECLVSQLTRGKTSSAQQVEDLRRQLEEELKAKTALAHAVQSARHDCDLLREQLEEEQEAKAELQRALSKSNAEVSAWRTRYETDGIQRTEELEEAKKKLVQRLQEAEEATEAVNAKCSSLEKTKHRLQNEIEDLMLDLERSNAASAALDKKQRSFDKVLAEWKQKWEESQSELEASQKEARGLSTELFKIRNAYEENLDQLETAKRENKNLQEEISDLTDRLGEGGRSAHELEKIRKQLEQERAELQAALEEAEGSLEHEESKVLRAQLELSQLKADLERKLSEKDEETETAKRNYQRMLDSLQASLEAETRSRNEALRVKKKMEGDLNEMEVQLGQANRQAADAQKQARTLQAFLKDAQLQLDDAQHAGDELRENTALLERRHTLLQAELDELRAALEQTDRSRKLAEQELADAAERAQLLHAQNAGLLNQKKKQEADLLRLQAELEDAVQENRNAEDKAKKAITDAAMMAEELKKEQDTSAHLERMKKNMEQTIKDLQQRLDEAEQVASKGGRKQLQQLEARLRELEAELEAEQRRGAEATKGVRKYERRVKELTYQTEEDRKNLSRLQDLVDKLQLKVKSYKRAAEEAEEAANANTARLRKLQHELDEAEERADTAEAQANKLRAKTRDGASKKGLDE, encoded by the exons ATGGGCGACGCTCTGATGGCCGAGTTCGGGAAAGCCGCTCCGTACCTGAGGAAATCGGACAAGGAGCGTCTGGAGGCCCAGACCAGGGCCTTCGACATAAAGACCGAGTGCTTCGTGGTGGACGACAAGGTGGAGTACATGAAGGGACAGATCCAGAAGAAAGAGGGCGGCATGGTGACGGTGAAGAAGGAGGATGGCACCACGGCCAACGTCAAAGAGACCGACGTCCACCCTCAGAACCCCCCCAAGTTCGATAAGATCGAGGACATGGCCATGTTCACCTTCCTGCATGAGCCGGCGGTGCTGTTCAACCTGAAGGAGCGCTACGCCGCCTGGATGATCTACACCTACTCCGGCCTCTTCTGCGTCACTGTCAACCCTTACAAGTGGCTCCCCGTCTACGACTCCGAGGTGGTGGCGGCGTACCGTGGCAAGAAGAGGAGCGAGGCCCCGCCCCACATCTTCTCCATCTCGGACAACGCCTACCAGTACATGCTGACCGACCGGGAGAACCAGTCCGTCCTCATCACCGGAGAATCCGGCGCCGGGAAGACGGTCAACACCAAGCGGGTGATCCAGTATTTTGCCAGCATCGCCGCCGTCGGAGGCGGCGGCAAGAAAGATGCCAGCAAGgggaccctggaggaccagatcATCCAGGCCAACCCGGCACTGGAGGCCTTCGGGAATGCCAAGACTCTGAGGAACGACAACTCGTCCAGGTTCGGAAAGTTCATCCGGATTCACTTTGGCACCAGCGGAAAGTTGTCGTCCGCCGACATCGAGACATACCTGCTGGAGAAGTCCAGGGTCACGTTTCAGCTGAAGGCCGAACGGAACTACCACATCTTCTACCAGatcctgtccaatcagaagcCAGAGCTGCTGGACATGCTGCTGATAACCAACAACCCGTACGACTACTCCTACATCTCCCAGGGTGAGGTGACGGTCGCCTCCATCAATGACGCCGAGGAGCTGATGGCCACCGACAGCGCCTTCGACGTGCTGGGCTTCACGCCGGACGAGAAGATGGGCGTCTACAAGCTGACCGGCGCCATCATGCACTACGGCAACATGAAGTTCAAACAGAAGCAGCGCGAGGAGCAGGCCGAGCCCGACGGCACCGAGGCCGCCGACAAGTCCGCCTACCTGATGGGGCTGAACTCGGCCGACCTCATCAAGGGGCTGTGCCACCCCCGGGTCAAGGTCGGCAACGAGTATGTCACCAAAGGCCAGGGCGTGGACCAGGTGTACTACGCCATCGGCGCGCTGGCCAAGTCCGTGTACGAGAAGATGTTCAACTGGATGGTGGTGAGGATCAACCAGTCCCTGGACACCAAGCAGCACCGGCAGTACTTCATCGGCGTGCTGGACATCGCTGGGTTCGAGATCTTCGACTTCAACACCTTCGAGCAGCTCTGCATCAACTTCACCAacgagaagctgcagcagttcTTCAACCACCACATGTTCgttctggagcaggaggagtacAAGAAGGAGGGCATCGACTGGGAGTTCATCGACTTTGGCATGGACCTGCAGGCCTGCATAGACCTGATCGAGAAGCCTCTGGGGATCCTGTCcatcctggaggaggagtgCATGTTCCCCAAGGCCAGCGACCAGACCTTCAAGTCCAAGCTCTACGACAACCACCTGGGCAAGAACAAGATGTTTGAGAAGCCGCGGGCGGCCAAGGGGAAGGCCGAGGCGCACTTCGCGCTGGTGCACTACGCCGGCACGGTGGACTACAACATCTCCGGCTGGCTGGTGAAGAACAAGGACCCGCTGAACGAGACGGTGGTGGGGCTGTTCCAGAAGTCGTCCCTGAAGCTCCTCAGCCTGCTCTTCTCCAACTACGCCGGAGGCGAGGGCGGAGACAAGGGGGCCGGGAAAGGAGCCAAGAAGAAGGGCTCATCCTTCCAGACGGTGTCAGCGCTGCACCGCGAGAACCTCAACAAGCTGATGAACAACCTGAAGACCACGCACCCGCACTTCGTCCGCTGCCTGATCCCCAACGAGAGGAAGACACCAGGCGTCATGGACAACTGCCTGGTGATGCACCAGCTGCGCTGCAATGGCGTCCTGGAGGGGATCCGCATCTGCCGGAAGGGCTTCCCCAACCGCGTGCACTACGGCGACTTCAAGCAGCGCTACAG GATCCTGAACGCCTCGGCCATCCCGGACGGTCAGTTCCTAGACTGTAAGAAGAGCGCCGAGAAGCTGCTGGGGACGCTGGACATTGACCACACGCAGTACAAGTTCGGACACACCAAGGTCTTCTTCAAGGCCGGCCTCCTGGGGACGCTGGAGGAGATGCGGGACGAGCAGCTGTCCCGGATAATCACCCGGATCCAGGCCAATGCCCGCGCCCTCCTGATGAGGGCGCAGTTCGCCCGCATGGTGGAGCGGCGCGATGCCCTGATGGTCATCCAGTGGAACCTGCGCTCCTTCCTGGGGGTGAAGAACTGGCCCTGGATGAAGCTCTTCTTCAAGATCAAGCCGCTGCTGAAGAGCGCCGAGTCGGAGAAGGAGATGGCCACCATGAAGGACGAGTTCAACAAGCTGAAGGAGGCGCTGGAGAAGTCCGAGGCCCGGcggaaggagctggaggagaagatggtGACGCTCCTGCAGGAGAAGAGCGAGCTGGCACTGCAGATCCAGTCGGAGCAGGACACCCTGACGGACGCCGAGGAGCGCTGCGAGCAGCTCATCAAGAGCAAGATCCAGCTGGAGGCCAAGCTGAAGGAGACGGCCGAGcggctggaggacgaggaggagctcaACGCCGACCTGACCGCCAAGAAGCGTAAGCTGGAGGACGAGTGCTCCGAGCTGAAGAAGGACATCGACGACCTGGAGCTGACGCTCGCCaaggtggagaaggagaagcacGCCACGGAGAACAAGGTGAAGAACCTGACGGAGGAGATGGCGTCGCAGGACGAGACCATCGCCAAGCTCACCAAGGAGAAGAGGGCCCTGCAGGAGGCGCACCAGCAGACCCTGGACGACCTGCAGAGCGAGGAGGACAAGGTCAACTGCCTGACCAAGGCCAAGGCcaagctggagcagcaggtggacgaTGTGGAGGGCTcgctggagcaggagaagaaggTCCGGCTGGACCTGGAGCGCTgcaagaggaagctggaggggGACCTGAAGCTGGTCCAGGAGTCCCTGATGGACCTGGAGAACGACAAGCAGCAGTTGGAGGACAGGCTGAAGAAGAAGGACTTCGAGGTGGCGCAGGTGAGCGGCAGGCTGGAGGACGAGCGGGCGGCGGCGGTCCAGCTGCAcaagaagctgaaggagaacCAGGCCcggatggaggagctggaggaggagctggacgccGAGCGCGCCGCCCGGGCCAAGGTGGAGAAGCAGCGGTGCGACCTGTcccgggagctggaggacatCAGCGAGCGCCTGGAGGAGGCGGGCGGAGCCACGTCGGCCCAGGTGGAGCTCAACAAGAAGCGGGACGCCGAGTTCCAGAAGCTGCGgcgggagctggaggagtcCACCCTGCAGCACGAGGCCACCGCCGCCGCGCTGCGCAAGAAGCACGCCGATGCCGTGGCCGAGCTGGGCGAGCAGATCGACAACCTGCAGCGCGTCaagcagaagctggagaaggagaagagcgagctgaagctggagctggacgACCTGGCATCCAGCATGGAGGCCGTGGCCCGGGCCAAGTCCAGCATGGAGAAGCTGTGCCGGTCCCTGGAGGATGGCGCCAATGAGTACCGGAGCAAACACGAGGAGAGCCAGCGCGCCGTCAACGAGCTGACCACGCAGCGCGCCAAGCTGCTGGCCGAGAACGGCGAGCTGGGCCGAcggctggaggagaaggagtgcCTGGTCTCGCAGCTGACCCGGGGCAAGACCTCCTCCGCCCAGCAGGTGGAGGACCTGCGGcgccagctggaggaggagctgaaggccaAGACCGCCCTGGCCCATGCCGTGCAGTCCGCCCGCCACGACTGTGACCTGCTGcgcgagcagctggaggaggagcaggaggccaaGGCCGAGCTGCAGAGGGCGCTGTCCAAGTCCAACGCCGAGGTCTCGGCCTGGAGGACCAGGTACGAGACGGATGGCATCCAGAGGACCGAGGAACTGGAGGAGGCCAAGAAGAAGctggtgcagcggctgcaggaggccgAGGAGGCCACGGAGGCCGTCAATGCCAAGTGCTCCTCCCTGGAGAAGACCAAACACCGGCTCCAGAACGAGATCGAGGACCTGATGCTGGACCTGGAGCGGTCCAACGCTGCCTCGGCCGCTCTGGACAAGAAGCAGCGCAGCTTCGACAAAGTGCTGGCGGAGTGGAAGCAGAAGTGGGAGGAGTCTCAGAGCGAGCTGGAAGCGTCACAGAAGGAGGCGCGCGGCCTGAGCACCGAGCTCTTCAAGATCCGGAACGCCTACGAGGAGAACTTGGACCAGCTGGAGACTGCCAAGAGGGAGAACAagaacctgcaggaggagatcTCCGACCTGACCGACCGGCTGGGCGAAGGCGGCCGGAGCGCGCATGAGCTGGAGAAGATCCGcaagcagctggagcaggagagggCGGAGCTACAGGCGGCGCTGGAGGAGGCCGAGGGCTCGCTGGAGCACGAGGAGAGCAAGGTCCTGCGGgcccagctggagctcagccAGCTGAAGGCCGACCTAGAGCGCAAGCTATCCGAGAAGgacgaggagacggagacggccAAGAGGAACTACCAGCGCATGCTGGACTCGCTGCAGGCCTCCCTGGAGGCCGAGACCCGGAGCCGCAACGAGGCGCTGCGGGTCAAGAAGAAGATGGAGGGCGACCTGAATGAGATGGAGGTGCAGCTGGGCCAGGCCAACCGGCAGGCGGCCGACGCCCAGAAGCAGGCCAGGACCCTGCAGGCCTTCCTGAAGGATgcgcagctgcagctggacgacGCGCAGCACGCCGGCGACGAGCTGCGGGAGAACACCGCGCTGCTGGAGCGCCGCCACACCCTGCTGCAGGCCGAGCTGGACGAGCTGCGCGCCGCGCTGGAGCAGACCGACCGCAGCCGCAAGCTGGCCGAGCAGGAGCTGGCCGACGCCGCCGAGCGCGCGCAGCTGCTGCACGCCCAGAACGCCGGCCTCCtcaaccagaagaagaagcaggaggcCGACCTGCTGCGCctgcaggctgagctggaggacGCCGTCCAGGAGAACCGCAACGCCGAGGACAAGGCCAAGAAGGCCATCACGGACGCCGCCATGATGgccgaggagctgaagaaggagcAGGACACCAGCGCGCACCTGGAGCGCATGAAGAAGAACATGGAGCAGACCATcaaggacctgcagcagcggcTGGACGAGGCCGAGCAGGTCGCCTCGAAGGGCggcaggaagcagctgcagcagctggaggcccgCCTCCGtgagctggaggcggagctggaggcggagcagaggaggggCGCCGAGGCCACCAAGGGCGTCCGCAAGTATGAACGCCGCGTCAAGGAGCTTACCTACCAGACCGAGGAGGACCGCAAGAACCTGTCCCGCCTGCAGGACCTGGTGGacaagctgcagctgaaggtcaAGTCCTACAAGCGCGCCgccgaggaggcggaggaggccgCCAACGCCAACACGGCCCGACTGCGCAAGCTGCAGCACGAGCTGGACGAGGCCGAGGAGCGCGCCGACACGGCCGAGGCCCAGGCCAACAAGCTGAGGGCCAAGACCCGGGACGGGGCCTCCAAGAAGGGCCTGGACGAGTGA